In the genome of Caenorhabditis elegans chromosome IV, the window caaTTCTTCCCTGGCCGTTAACCGGGCGAGGAGCCCTTGCACTTTTAGCAAAATCCCCTTGCTAATTCAAAAATCCTCTCTCCCATCTCCCATCCCATATCTCAACGCGATACCATcactgaaaactcaaaaaccgCGCGAGCGCGTGGGGGCGGATTGCAAAAACGTTGTCCAAATATTGCGTCGTCGTCGTCTTCATTCTTCTTCGCCATCATCGTCATACTGCCGCTCCGCACCGCCCGTCAGTCGCTTCCGCGGCCTATCTGGCAGCCGATCGGCGGATTTTCAGGGAGGAGTCCTTCTGTATATAGATGGAgtgagagagtgagagagagtAAGAGAAGCAGAGAGACTACTCGCCATCTTTCTCCCtgttttcatcactttttgaaatgccAATGTTGTTACACACATTTAAAATCTTAAactcttttcctcttttcccCTCTTGACTTTTACATACTTTCTATTACCGTACACTTTGGTATCTACCGTAACCTTagaaaaaagctaaatttgaagaaaatcataagattttccgatttaactgcagttttattgcaaaatttgtggATCTTAAagtgtcaattttttaaatgtttgtttcATATAACCAAAAAGATGAAGCATCTGAATCTCCGAAGTTTCGAatattttgatctttttttccTGTGTTGTTTGCactttttaagtttcaaacaAATATTGCCAAAAAGGCACAACATACTTGCCTGCCTACGTACTAGCCTACCTACCTTTATGTCGGCCTGTATTCCTACTTTTCTTTCCTACATACCCAAGGTTTTAGTACAATTTTCAACAGTTGTGAAGAAATGAGCAAGTCTACATTCCTGAAGCAGaaaggtaggcacgtaggcgaAAACCTTTTCCTAGTCACCATGAAGGCCTTCAAAAATAGGGCTGTCAGGTAGGCCCCAAAATACTTACCTGACCTTTAGGCATCTTCCACCTGCCTCGCGCCCTTACCCAcgaggcaggcgtcaggccttAAAgccgtgcctgcctaccatggaagccctaATATTCGTCATTAACAGGTCACAACTATATTCGTGGCTTGTCCTCTATAGGCAATTCGTAAAGCGCAACATTTCCTTATCTCacgaaatatttaattttctacacATTTGTGTTTTGAACTTCCCATAAAAAGGTAAAACTTGCTTGCCTGCGTGCCTACGCTCTTCTGAAAAACTGCCTCATTACTCTCGCAGGCATGGTGAACTCATGCCACTTTGAACCTTTACCTCGACTTTGAAACTGTGAGCCATTTAGAATttcaatgcaccatgtttgaACATTAATCTCTATGTACATTTTTCTACTCTCATTAtacaaaattatacaaaattccgaaaaaagtaaaaatatttcagcttcCCTCACGTCACCCGTCTCAACTCAACAGTTCCCCCGGCCCCTTCAAGTCATGATTTTATGATGATATGTGTTCATACTCAGAAGAAATGGAGGGAACGATTTAAGGTAAGAAACACTTTGACTTTCACCCCAAAGAATCGAAAGTTTCGGGAGGGGGTGAAAAGGAAAAAGTAAGACAGGAGGGGACTCACTCCTCAAAAGGCCGATTCTAATCGAATGGTTATTTATCGACTTCCAATATTTCCACTTCATGTCTCCATTTCTTCGTAAATTCGCCAaatgaaaatcggaaaatccgAGCAGCTTCCCGAGgagttttgttttcagaaaaacattcGAAATCTCCGATCGATGCGGTTATGTGCTGATGAGTACCGTCTCAGTCTGATTATTGTcttcattattttattcttTGGTGCCTATTTCCTCTATCAAGTTCAATATAAGACTGGCATCGATTTGATTCCGTTGTTTCCGATTGATGATAGCGGTTTTGAGTGAGTTCAGacatttcttttcaattcGCGCGTAATATCCAATGTATGGAGTCGGTACCTCTTTTGTAGTGAGGATACATCACATTTCACGCGCAAATTTATGTATTTAAACCAATAGTGGCAATTTGAATTTGCGCTTAAAATCTAATTCTACAAGTTCGTAACTTTGTTGTAGTACACGATCAGCATATTTTACATGCAAGTTTTTATAGATGTTtcgcattattttttataattcttattacaaaaaaatgctcattaGGTTTATGTATCATAGATGACAagcaaatttgttttaaaaattgcggcAAATGTCATTTTAtgagtgtgacgtcacactatttaaaatgaaaattcggcaatttttggagGTCAAACAAAGCGGCAACCATCTGAaaacaatctgaaaactttctacgcgcaaatttccagaaactacAATGAACAGCTCCTCGGCTCGGTGAAAGTTTCCGAAAGTGCAAGAAACCAGGCGAAAAGTGGATCCCTTCTGTGTTGGGCAATGACAACCTCAATATATCACAAGACACGAGTAAGTCCTTTCCCAAAACAAGGAAATATCCTccatttcattcatttcattCAGGTACCAGCGATAACAGAAACATGGCTTCGTAGATGCGATGCTGGTCATCTGTTCACTAATTCGGACAGGTTTCTCAATGCTTCTACACCATACCACACCGTTTTCGATGGGCTACCTGAGAGCTATTATAAATTGTTTTGGAAGACTCGACTGGCTCTTTTGTATATTTATAAATATGTGTCAAAGGATTTCGATTGGTGAGTTGAggagaaaatatatttggaagttttgaagATTCTCAGGAAAAAAGTGATTACAAGAAAAATTCTCTAAAGCTTTtactagtttttaaaaagcaatTTGTAGATAGttccaaattttggcaattaaaatgtttttagcaACCAATTTGTGAGTTGTGAACATTTCAAACAAAGTTGCAATTATTGTTTAAGTCTTTTAAAATGCATATAACTCAACCAAAATTTAAGGTACAGAAATTTATCAAGTGATAAAAGATTTATAATTACctatataacaatttttttgttagtcaacagtttttgataaattgcaCTGCTTCGCTTAAAGTTGAGCTAGCAAATTACTCCCCgtggaggtttttttttgacatttttcctatttagccagctaattattttttcataatgtCATTGATAAAACTCAATgcattgttttttaattccagTAGATTTGGACAGAAAACAATTAGATATtgatttgaaatgaaatagaTATACATATGATTGTTTGAAACCggtaaaaaattggcaaatatttttccattttctttttaaaatcttatttGAACACCAATTCAGAATGATTACTGTACAACTAAAAGGCACAccaccagtttttttttcaaaaaaaaaaagtttcatttgtTGCGAGACCCAAAGAGGTcattgaaaagtgaaaatgctCTAATTTTAAACTCATAAAGATTCAATCTTTGCAGGTACTTCAAGGGTGACGATGACACGTATTTAATTGTCGAAAACTTGCAAAGATATCTGGCCACTTTGGATCCAAACAAGCCGTACTTTATCGGATATCGGTTGAGTAGGCGGACGGTATGATCTTTTATTCTTactgtttttctaaaaatcagataatcgaaaaacaaatgaaaaattaattacggaagtcgtttttttttcaggaaacgGGATACAATGCGGGAGGAAGTGGCTATGTGATGAGTCGAGAAGCGATGCGGATATTCGCAGAAAAACTGTTCAATGACAAGCAAAAATGCCCTTACCACGAATGGGAAGACTATGCAATAGCGCAGTAAGAGATTGATTTTCGAGATTATAATGTTTCCTTATTGCCtcttttttcagatgtctGGCATCCGTGGGTATTGTTCCATTGGACAGTCGAGATGAGAAGGGTAGGCAGAGATTTCTTCCGTGGAGACCTGAACAACATTTTTATGCTGATTTGACGAGAAGCTTTCAGATGGATCCTATACAAGTTTGGGTTAGTTTTTAAGGGTTTTGGGGAGGGGGATTTTTGACGGTATGGGATCTTTTGAAAGCTAGAAGTTTAGATCTAAAATGTGAGAGAGGTAAATTCTTTGTCTTTGtgcttgcctgcctacctgcctgcctgcctgcctgcctgcctacgtacTTCCGGAATGTTAGTATATTGGTAGCCACATGTGTAGGCACGGGACAGGCGTAGACCATCTTGAAAGCTGGCTagactattttgaaaacttaataCTACATATTTTCCGTTGTATCGCAAAAGTTTTGTATGCCTACTTTATGCCTTCTTAAACTCTGTCAAGGTTGTAAAAAAGAAGGCGTACGAAACGCTTGAAATTctgtttataaaaaaaactttttaaacaacTATGCCTACCTTATGCCTACCTGCTGCTTACCTGCTGCCTACGTACCTACATACCTAAAGCCTACgttttgtgttatttttaaatcttccATTCCTTTTAGTTTTGTTTATTCTATTTTGTGAGTTTAGGCGGTAGACATGATTGTAGGCACAAGGTAGGAGTAGGTATCAACACTAACATTGCATAGGCATTCCCAGCCTACGAGCCTTTTTTATGCCTGCCCGCCTATGTACCTACCAATTGCCTAATTGTgctttttaacataaaattgCATGAAagtattggaatttttggagttttctgaGAAGTACCACTTTGACTCtattatttctgaaatcttaatttcgaattttcgaaatttcaaaagaaaaagattAGGTGGAAATattacattttgaaattaacggATTCTAAAtgaattcttcaatttcaggGCCCCGCGATCTATCACGAAAACTTGATCAGCATGCATCATTTGCATCCAGATGAAATCCGCCTCATCGATGGATTACTGTACTCAATTGCACGTGGAATTTGGAGACAAGATGATTTGGAAGATGTCAGAAATGAGACAACAACTGTCTCAACGTCAATGGACGATACACTTCCACCGCCAACTTGAACCAAATTCCGTTAATCAGACACACTTTTTCCCCACTGTTCTCATACTTCTAGTCATTTCTTCAACCCGTTTTTGTCTTTCTTCTCACGTGATATAAATAGCCTTATAATGatggtttttttctcaatttcagatttgattTCTTTATGTCATAGAAAATACGACAGGGTGggcagaaaacaatttttccggttattcggcaaattgccggaattgaaaacttctataaatcggcaaaccggcaaaccgtcgatttgccgaatttgcaggaaaaattagcaaaaatttccagcaaattgtgagttggctcatttttttcagttaaaatgtgaaaaaatgctaaaaatgtgtgctaaaaattgtttaatgcaattattttttcacatttttaaactaaagAAACGGTTGTTGAATAGAAAcccaaaattccgaaaaagcCGAAAATTAGCAGCCGTGATCTACTTTTTCAAGAAAGATCTTCGTTCTATCGGAGTCCTCCATCTCACCTTACCAAGTGTCAAAATATTATAAGTACTTGTACTTACAATACTAGAATATTCTCATTGTCTTCATATTTCGGATCTTATCTTCAAAAGAATGGGGTCGTccgaaaaagtttaaaaaccaaaagttcAGTAGAGTGGTCTACTGTGgataattttcaatactttAATTAAAAGAGGGATTTTGCTataaaatacccaaaaatctgaaattcaaaaggaaagacaaaaaataaaactaatgtCCCTATTTGAATATCCTACAAGACCAAGTTtcttttttgacagttttgttcggtttgaatttacaaaattttaagtccCTGTTATCAGTTTAGCgtaaaagtttttagaaacaaaatttaataaacatattttacgccttacaattttgaaatttctagcgaaatactcaaaatcatttcgaatattttttttcaaaacattttccgtTAAAAGTACAATGCCTTGGTTCttatttctatcaatttttctatctCTGAAATTTGcggttagtttttattttcttttcttgtaGCCCTACCCTTCTCATTTTCAGGTCTCCATTTACAGCACAGACCCGTTACGTTGGGTGCCCCCGCAGGCACATGAATGGAAGAATGCGGATATTCCAAAAAGTGTTAAGGctagattttttgttaaaaatttggaaaattttcataagttttaaatctgaaacaaTTGTAGGTTCACTGGGAAAATCGCTGGGCGAAGGCGTCATATTTGAAGGGATGCAGTGAGGAGAATAGTTTGAGGGTATGGTTTGACTTTGAAATTGTGTAACTTTgttaaaattagatttattgaaaatttgtcaactaTGGAATTGTAGATTTGAAAGAGGtgaatattttatcagttgaaaaagttttggtatCTTTAATGGCTCTGGAGATATGAGATTTCAAAAGTAAGGAGGTTAAAAATCTGATAGTCAGTTTTCTTTGTTGGCAGTACAGTTgtcaatgaatttttgaatattttgtgcTAAATTTGAAGCTGACTTTGAgtctctttttaaaaaaaacccccagTAAGCTCTGCCTatatcttattttttttctatattctttttgaatttttttatgtttcaaagttttttctcgCTCTTGTTTTCACACAAATGCCAAAAATGTAAGTAAGAAAAGACTCCCCGGCATGGATGGGCAGCAAATGActtcttcagaaaaatcggcaaatcggcaatttgccggaattgaaactttcgacaaatcggcacGCCGGCAAATAACCCATTTGCCGAATTCGTTTTAAAagcggcaaattgtggttttgcacttttctttttggaaatttcagaagttcagttttaatcggcaaaattgtacgcattttatgaattttcctaCATCTGTTTTGAAACGTAAGCAAATTCTGTGaaaatatctcgaaaaaacgggggaaatttttcaaaaaggcacagctttaagtgtttccgtcttataaaaaactccctctgttttttttctggaaagcCAGAAATTCAGCAATTCTATTGCCACGTAAAACATCGAAAGTTCGGAAATTTTAACAACTCCGTTACATCTTAATTCCAGATAATTCCAGTCTATTTCTGGCCTGGCGAACGTGTTGATCTACCGTGTAGAATGTGTCAAATGGCGTTCCTGACGAACGGAAGAATGAAGCGATGGGGTTATTCGGAACAAATTGACGAATTCCTCTTAAATCCTAGTCAATTTGCACGTGTCAGTGAGATTTGGCAAGATGTGCAGAACACGAAAAACTTTATCGAAAACCTGGATGATGACGTGGATCCAGATGACGTCATATGGTATCCGAAGACGGAAGAGGACAACGTGGACAGTAATAGAACTGCAAAGGAGCCACCGAGATATTGGCAGAATGACGGGAAACTCACTATTTTTGCGgtcggatttttgaaaattatttttgtgatttacGCGTAAGCCTCTACGCCGGAAAAGTACAttgaaacacaatttttttcttcttttttctcatcaaatttaTAATCCGCGCCCCGAATTGCATCTATAGATACCCAGACGTTTTTTTACGCAATTTGGAGATTCTGTGTATTTTGTCGTAAAACGTGCGGTGTTTGCGTAATAACcgtaaagattaaaaaaaacgctaTTAAGATAAAAAGCGACTAGCAGGCGTAGAAAATAGagaagaattcaaatttttgaacagattctgcaaaagaaagagaaaaaaaatgttttttttttaattaacgtATTTCTATTAACGTATTATTAATAAACGTATTTCGGTCTAGATTGATCTCGCTATAAAATAGTTGACGAACTTTAGAttgaaattgcagtttttccaGGCTGATGTGCGATCACAAGGTGTCTACTTCTGTTACGATGAGTTATCCCGAAAACAGGCGGTCATCTTTTTTGTGCTAATG includes:
- the bus-4 gene encoding N-acetylgalactosaminide beta-1,3-galactosyltransferase (Confirmed by transcript evidence), which encodes MMICVHTQKKWRERFKKNIRNLRSMRLCADEYRLSLIIVFIILFFGAYFLYQVQYKTGIDLIPLFPIDDSGFENYNEQLLGSVKVSESARNQAKSGSLLCWAMTTSIYHKTRVPAITETWLRRCDAGHLFTNSDRFLNASTPYHTVFDGLPESYYKLFWKTRLALLYIYKYVSKDFDWYFKGDDDTYLIVENLQRYLATLDPNKPYFIGYRLSRRTETGYNAGGSGYVMSREAMRIFAEKLFNDKQKCPYHEWEDYAIAQCLASVGIVPLDSRDEKGRQRFLPWRPEQHFYADLTRSFQMDPIQVWGPAIYHENLISMHHLHPDEIRLIDGLLYSIARGIWRQDDLEDVRNETTTVSTSMDDTLPPPT